AGCTGTGGAATCAGAACAGAAATACGATCTTCGCCTTTCTTAATTGGGTATTTTCCACCAATTACTGTATCTTCTTTTGCATAGAGACTAAATGCTGGAGCAGTAGGCCATAGACGTAGTGATTCATTTAAAATCATCCGTATATACTTTAATTTCATAACTTGTTGGTATGTTGGAGTAGAATCTGTCAAAACCCGATCTACTTCTTCATAGGCTTTTTTCAATTTATCCGGATTCTTTAATAAAAAATAGATTGCAAAAGATAACAATCCACTTGTTGTCTCATGCCCAGCTATTAAAAAGGTAATAATTTGGAAACGAATATTTTCATCATCTAATTTTTCACCAGTTTCTGGATCCTGCACATTTAACATACGGGAAAGCAAATCATTTTCTTCCTGATTTTCACTACTTTTACGTTCAGCAATAATATTATCTACTAATGAAAACATAGATTGAATATCATGCTGAAATTGACGTTTCGTTCTCCACATGAGTTTGTCTTCTATATCCAGCCGCTGTAATTGGTGCATCGCCTCATCTAACGCACGGGTCATACTAGTAATAAAAGGATGAGGGGTCTCACGATAAAAGCTATTAAATCGATAATTAAAACCACATAGACCAATTGTATCTAATGTAAGGCGAGTCATATCTTCCGGAACATCTACGTTTTCATTCGGATTCAGTCTTGCCCATTTTTGAACGAGTTGTACGGCAATATCGACCATCATAGCATGGTAATCTTTCATTGCTCTTTGGCTGAATGTAGGCATCAAAATATTATGAGCTTTTTGCCAGTTAGGCTCTTGAGTCTCGCTTGTAAATAATCCATCTCCAGCAAAAGCACGAACCTTTGCTAAAGCACCCTCTATACTTTTATCGAACCGTGTTTCGTCACAGACTTCTGCTACCAGTTCATGTCCAGAAACGACAATGATGGTATCACTTAAAGTTTGCATCCGAAAAATGGGACCATACTCTTCCGCCAGCTTAATAAACGATAGAGTCGGTTTATCTTTATCGATTAATGGGAGATTCCCCAGCGGTCCATATGTTTTCGGTTGAGGAATGGCAGATACTTTTTTATCCATTACAAACACCCTTTCAAAAAGCATGAAATAAAGTGAAACTTTAATCAGTGGGGGTTTTCTTCATCCCCCACTGATTATTAGTTGAACCAATCGGACTTTTATGGGCAGTTGATCCCCCACCTAACTTCTTTGCTTCCGCTGAATTTTGAAGTGGGGGTCTTACTGCCCAGCAAATAGCGAGATAAAATATCCCAGTCAATAAAAAGAACATAGTAATGAATCGCCTGGGATAAAGATATGTAATTGATTACCTTGTTTTATCTTTTCCCTAACTATTCACGATTATGATATCCCTTATAAGGTTGGTAATCTAAACCGTGTATTGACATTAAATTTATACCTTGCAGAAAAAATAATATATTATAATGTTTATCAGAAATTGAGAGCTAAAGATTGTAGTATGTGGAAATCCAGTAGTTTCTCATGTCAATTCAAACAAATACGATAAGCAAGTATACTGTGTTACGAATGAAAAAGGATCTGATATGAATATCAGATCCTTTTCGTTATGTGTAATTATTTCACTTTTTCTTTCAGCTCTTTTTCCCTTTTAGTAGAAATCATCATCTTGATTTTTATTTTGCTCTATCGATTTAACCTCTCAACAGCTTCCGGGCTTGTATCTACACGTTTAACGAAAAAAACTAATAGTAGCGCAACGACATTCATGCCAAGTGCTACATAGAATGAATGCTGAATTCCGGATAATAAAGCCTTCTGCGTTAACATTATCTTCGTAGCTTCTGTGAAGCTTGTTGGATCTACATGAGCCATTAAACTTTCAGCTTTTGTTTTTGTTACAGAATTCATAATGGTAACAAGAATAGCAGTACCAATTGAACCGGATACTTGTTGAGCTGTATTATTAACAGCTGTACCGTGCGGATTTAAGCGAGTTGGCAATTGATTAAGGCCATTTGTCATAAGCGGCATCATCACCATCGCCATCCCAAACATCCGCAGTGTGTAAATAAGAATAGTATGTGTGTGACTAGAGTCGAGTTGTAGGTTTGCTAGCATATAAGTTGAAACGGCTGTAATGGAAAGTCCTACTATACCAAGAATACGAGGGCCATATTTATCAAATAGTTTACCTGTAATTGGTGACATAATCCCCATTATTACGGCACCTGGAAGCATCATCAGCCCAGAGCTCAGCGGTGAAATACCGCGAACGTTTTGTACATAAGCTGGTGTTAAAATCATACCCGAAAACATGGCCACTGCGTTGACAATCGCAATTACAGACGCAAGCGCAAACATTGGGTACTTATAAACACGTAAATCCAATAACGGTTCATTCATTTTTAATTGACGGATAATGAAAGCAATAAGGGCAATAGCGCCTAGGATTAAGGTTGTTACGACAACTTTATTCGTCCAACCATCGGAGCTTGCAGAACTGAACCCATATAATAAACCGCCAAAACCGATAGAAGATAATAGTAATGAAAGATAATCAAGTTTTGCATTTTTGTTTTGTCTCATGACATTCTCTGATTTCCAAATCCCTAACAGTAAGCTAATGATTGCTAACGGTAAAATCATTTCAAAAAGCAAACGCCAGTCATAATACTCTACAATATAACCTGATAATGTCGGTCCAATAGCTGGGGCTGTAATCATAACTAGTCCAAAAATCCCCATTGCTGTTCCCCTTTTTCCTCTCGGAAAGCTTACTAGCATAATATTCATTAACAAAGGCCCCATGACTGAAGAACCTGCTGCTTGAACCATTCGGCCAGTCAGTAATAAACCGAAGTTCGGTGCTACAGCCGCTAAGGCCGTACCAAGAGTAAAAATCATCATAGATGTAATAAATAAGCTCCTATTGGAGAAGCGTGTTATTAAAAATGCTGATGCGGGAATTAATATACCACTTACAAGCATATATCCTGTAGAAAGCCACTGGATCGTTGAATAATCTTTAATGTCTAAATCCTTCATTATTGATGGCAAGGCTACATTTAAAAGCGAGTTATTTAGAAATGAAACAAATGCCCCAATAAAAAGGATTACAAGCATTACATATGGTGGTTTTCTTTTATGTAACGTTTCACTCATATATTTATTTGCCCCTTCATTATAAATTACATTGATTCGTTTAAATCGTTTGCATATTTGCACAAGAATACGTGTTGTCCTTGCAGTATTTTGCCAAACTCTTCGAATGGATATTCTCTTTTTAGCAATTCTACTTGCTCAACTTAAAACTTTGAATGCATATGTAAACACGTTTGTTAACCAAAATTAAATGAGGCTGAAATAATAAAAGGAGCAAATGAAAATATCCTTCGAAAATAAAGTGAAACTTTAATCAGTGTTTTTTTACAGGAAGCCAACAACAAACAGCCGGATAAATCAACAAGACCACACACCCATTCCTTTAAATATAGGCTTGGAAATCTAGTTATGTAACCATCCATCAAAAGGAAGATTACATAGGCTAAGTCTAACATTACATTTTTAAAGTAAGGGGAATAAGTTTATGAACCAATATTGGTATGTGAATTCAAAAGGAAATGAAGAGCATTATAATCACCAAATTTCAATGTCCTCATTATATGTACAGCCCAAAATAACTAAAGCTGACGAAATGAGTGGTTTGAAGATTTCTGAGAATTGGAGTTGTCGCTTCTATCCAGTTGGTTGGGATTCACCGGTCAATTATACGGGTTTCAATCCCCAAACCCTTCCTTTCTCTTCAGGTCATCCAACCCATTATGCAGGGATGATACCACAAGGACAGCCTGCTAATTGGACTCCATTCCCAGGGCATACAGGTTTTAATTTTCAAAAACCTCCCTTCCCCTGGGCTCAGCCTTTCAATCATACAGGAATGTTCGCACAAGGGCATCTTGCAGCTTTACTATCGCCGCCAGCTAAGGCCTTTAAATTTAATATCAATAACGGGGGTATTTTCGGAAACTCTCCAGGATGGGGAGGACAGATAAGTCCCATGGGATGGGGGAATAACGGAGGTTACGGCCAGCCAGGAATGCTTGGAAACTTACTTACAGTAGGAAAAGGCACTATGAATGGAATTGGAATGCTTAGTAGTCTAATGGGTATGGGGAAGTTCTTCTTTTAGTGGATTAATTATTAACCCATAAACTTGCCATGAATGCTGTTGGTTTGTAATAAAGTTTGATCAAAAGCATGCTACAAAAATTGATTTTTCAATAGGAAAAAACCAAATATTTTGAAAGAAAACTCGATCAAAATGCTTGGTTTTTTTGTTGCTAGTGAATAATTTTTCATAAAAAAGTTTAATCATTTTTCTACCTGTGTTTGCTCAACAATCGCGCCCAATTGCGATATTATTAAATTGCTACCCTTTTTTCCTTTTCGGCCAAATAAAATTGCTTATGGCAATCAAAAGATCGATACCCAACACAAGTGTCCATACTTTTAGAAAGCCAGCCAACACTTCTGTTCGCGAAGAATCGTTAATTAAATAGATTAAGACAAATAAAATTCCGGCACCTATTAGAAAAGCAAGCACATGTTGTCCCCAGCTTTTAAAGTAGTGTTTCGCATAATCCATGCCAAATCTTTTAACTGGTTTCGCTCCTTGTTTCATCACATAATATTGAAAGCGTATATCAGCCCACTCAATCATACTCCTACCGAATGCGATTGAGATTCCAATATAAATAGCAGCTATTGCATGCACTTGGGTAGCAGTCGCACCACGATACAAGTCGACACCCGTAACAACTAATAAAATTAAATCAATAACAGGTGTTAAAGCTAGGAAAAACAATCCTAATTTATTTTTCTTAAGGATATATCGTGTGAGCAGACCTAAAGTTATAACAACCCAAAACCCTATTTCACAAGCAACGATCAACCACGCAATTACATTCACTCCAACACCCCCTTGTACAACACAATTACTCGCTTTTCCTTAACAGTACCACAATATGGCCCTTTAGTGGAGTAACTTTATTGCATAGGATGGTTAATTATTTTGCTTAAGTTTAGTACTTTCAGGGAATTCATAAGATGTAGAGATTGAGCCACTTAAATGAATGGCAGAAGGATAATTTTATTATTTATATTACAATACCTTAAGAGCTATGGAATAAATTCTTCTTCAACTAACCAGCTAATAGAAGCATAGAGATTCCCCACCTTTTAAGATAGTAACGTATAAACGCGAAAAAACTTCTAACTAATTTTGTTAGGAGTTTTTCACATATATGATATTTTTTTAATCCTCATTATCGATTTCTATTACGCCTGTTCTAGCACTAACTTTTAAAACATTTAATAGATTCTCAGGTGTCTTAATTTCCACTTCATATTCAAATGTAGATTGTGTTAAGCTGTCATCTTCTAATTCGAATTCTTTTTTCACATTCATAATTTCTCCATTTGTATGGGCTAAAGAAATTTCACGAACTTGTTTCTCTGTGTAGTTTTCATTCTTTTTTGCATAATTGTAACCCATACCATAATATCCACCAACAATAGCAATACCACTTACTAAAATAGCAATTACACTTATCATTATTTTCTTTTTATGTTTTAACATTTTCATCCACTCCTTCATGATTAATCCTCTATTCCAAATCTTGCTTCCAGTGCATTTTCTGCTTGCTCTAATTGATCTTCCAATATATCGTGTTCTCTTTCTTGCGTTTGATATTGTTCAATCGTTATCGTTCCAGCGCGATAATCTGCTTCTAGCTGATTATCAGATAAATCTATTTTGTCATCTAATTGGTCAATTTCTTTTTTGACTGCTAAGTACGTATTTAAGTTATCTTCTTTTACTCCAACTGGTTTCGTGTTATTTGCCTTTTCTACAATAGATGAGACTTCGTTTTTGAAATCTTGTATTTGCTTCGAATCATTCGCAGCAGGTAGTGTTTTTTGTGGTTCTTGTTGTAGTTGAGCAACTTCTTTTTGTAATTTATCATTTTCCACTTTCAGTTGTTGTACTTCTGTATTGTTATCAGCTTGAGTAGAACAAGCTGTTAACAATAAACAAGAAATTGCTCCAATCAGCATCCATTTTCTCATTCGTTTTTCCTCCCTTTACATGTGCACCTTAACCTTGCCTTTATATTACTGAACAAACATTAAAGGAAGATTAATGTACAAAAAATAAAATGATATAATTAAATCGTTTCTAATCTCTCTTTAATGTTTTGGAATTATAGTGATACATATAAATAAGGAAAAAAGGAGAATGTTAATGCGAGTTCTTATTGTCGAAGATGAACAAGACTTACAAAATATATTAGTAAAGCGATTAAATGCAGAACATTATAGTGTCGATGCATGCGGGAATGGAGAAGATGCCTTAGATTATATAAACATGGCTACCTACGATTTGATCGTGCTTGACATTATGATTCCCGGAATAAATGGTTTACAAGTATTACAAAAATTACGCGCGGACAATCATACAACTTCTGTCTTGCTTCTTACAGCTAAAGATACAATTGATGATCGCGTAAAAGGACTCGACTTAGGTGCGGACGATTATTTAGTAAAGCCGTTCGCTTTTGACGAACTGCTAGCAAGAATTCGAGTGTTAATGCGAAGAAAAACAGGAAATACATCTAATGTGTTTGAAATTGCTGACCTAGTGGTGGATTGCAATATGCATAAAGTAACAAGAGGAGACCAAGTTATTACTCTTTCCAGTAAAGAATTTGCTATTTTAGAATATATGATTCGTAATAAAGAAGTTGTGTTGACACGAGATAAAATTGAGCAACATGTGTGGAATTACGACTATGAAGGTGGCTCAAATATTATTGATGTTTACGTCCGCTATCTTCGAAAAAAAGTTGATAGCCAGTTTGAAACGAAGTTAATTCATACAGTAAGAGGAACTGGTTACGTATTGCGAGTAGAATCATGAAAAGACTATCAATAAAAATGAGAGTAACCCTGTGGTATACGGGGCTAATTGTAATTATTATGGCACTCGTGTTAGCTTTTATTTTAACTTCTTCAGATAAAGTTTTGCTTTTTAATATGAAAAATCAATTGAAGAGCACAGTAAAAGAAAGCGTTGAAGATATCGAGTATAAGCATGGGCAATTAAAGATGGACGATGATTTTGAAACCTTTGAAGATGGAGTAAATATCATCATTTATAATAAACAAAGTGAGCTGCTGGCAGGTAATAGTCCAACAAGCTTTAATAAAAAGATATCGCTTAAATCCGATGAAATACAAATTATTAAAGACGGTAATAAAGAATGGATCGTATATGATTTTCTCCATAATGCAGACGGCGGTGAGCAAGTCTGGGTGCGTGGAATAATGACGATGAGCCGATTATCATCAACGATGAATACACTTATCGTATTAACACTGATCTCATTTCCATTACTTATTCTCATTGCGGCAGTGGGAGGATATTTTATTACGCAAAGAGCGTTTCGACCTGTGCAGCAAATGAGTGATTCAGCCAGTAAAATTGGTGATGGTAAAGACCTTTCGAAGAGAATTAATTTAAAAGGTTCACCGAAAGACGAAATGTATCATTTAGCACAAACTTTTGACAAAATGTTTGAGCGATTGGAGACATCATTTGAAAGTGAAAAACAATTTACATCTGACGCATCTCATGAATTAAGAACACCAACATCTGTTATTATTTCGCAATGCGAATACGCTTTATCCCAGAGAAATAATCCGAAAGAAATGGAAGAATCGTTAGAAGTAATTTTAAAGCAATCACGTAAAATGTCCGCGCTAATCTCACAACTCTTATTATTAGCAAGAGCTGACCAAGGAAATGATAATACTTTCCAATTTGAATGTATCAATATGAGTGAATTAACGGAAATCGTTGTAGAAGAACTTTCATTAATGGTTCAAGAAGCTTCGATTGATATAACAACTCATATAGAGGAAGACCTGTTTATAAAAGCAGATCAAACATTGATGATGCGTTTATTAATGAATTTATTAACGAATGCGATTGCTTATAGCAAAGCGAACGGAACTGTTCATATGCAACTGTTCCGTGACGAAACCAACATAATAGGTAAAGTCTCCGATAATGGCATAGGCATCAGTGAGCAACATATTACGAAAATTTGGGACCGCTTCTATCGAGTTGACGCAGCACGAACATCTTCAAACATTGGAAATACAGGTTTAGGATTGTCGATGGTAAAATGGATTGTCGAACTGCACGGAGGAGAAATAACAGTTGAAAGTGGATTAGGAGAAGGCAGTACTTTTACCTTTAAACTACCAATTGAAAAACAAGCATAGTTGATGAGCGGCTGTAGCTTCAGAATAAAGATCTCTCTTCCCCCTTATATAAAAGTAATTGACGTATTTTAAACATCATTGATGAACAGGGTAAAATACGAATAGTATTCTAGAAGTTCTTTCTTGATTTCTTTTTACTTGTAAATTTGAAAGAAAGATTTCCATGCTTTGAACAAATTGTCAATTTTACCGTTTTGGACAACCTGTTCCGTTAAGTTGATATACATGTGGAAAAAACGATCAAAATAAACCCCCAGAAATCCAAAGGTTTCTGGGGCTTCATTATATATTTAGCTCTTTTTGCTTTTTGTTTTGTTTACGTCTATAAAGTAATTTTCGACTTATTAGAGAAATTACTAATAAAATCAGGATTAATACGATAAGTTGCATAAATGACAAATCAAAATATTTAGCACCTGTAACGATTAAAAGTGTAGAAATCGTGCCTTTTACAACGAAAAAAATAATAACCCATAATCCGCCTTTTTTCCAGTTCATTTTCTATTACCCTTTCCTACGTTCAAATTCATAAATGGAGCACCTTAATAGAAATCTATTATACTAACAAAAAATACATGTCTAATTAAATGCGACGATTCTATATTAAGTGAAAATGATATTCATTGTCAATTTTATTGACTATTTGAAAACCTGTTTTATCTTAACCTTTTTCCACTTTGTTTCTTATACGCAATAAATTTTTGTATTTAAACAAAAAACACCTCCATTGCATTTGCACACTTAGTATGCGAATGCAAGAGGTGTTTTTCATATATTTTCTGCTTTGTTTATTCGTATAAGTTTTTAATACATAGCTATTTTCTAGTACACAATAACTGGATCATACGTGTTCAAACTATCATATACAGTTTTTGCTACATTAGGCAGAAGGTTCACACACCCACCGGATCCCCCTGTTAAATATGCATTATTTCCCCAGTCTTTTCGCCAGCCAGCATCGTGGAATCCTTGACCGCTATTTGTGAATGGAACCCAGTAGTCTACTTTAACCGCATAATCAGCTTTCCCTACTGCGCTACCTCTTAGCGTGTATGGTGTTCGTTTGTATAGGACGTACCACACACCTGGTGATGTATCTTCACCTGTACTATGTTTACCCGTTACTACATTTGTTGTAACGACTAGTTTGCCATCTTTATAAATCCAAATTTGTTGGTCTGCAATGGATACTTCTGCATATGTGTCTCCAATGCCATTATTCGATGTTGTTTTATAACCAATCCCTTCCTTCTCCCAACCATTTCCGTGAATATTAGAAGCAGAAAGTGATTTTTCACCTTTCTCAAAGGCTTGCCCAACTTGCTTTGTCTCTTTTTCAACATCAAGTGCCCATCCGTATCCTTGACCTTTTACTGATATAACCGAACCAGAATGTGTTTTAAAAGCGAAGTCTTTATGTAATGTAGATTTATCCTTATTAATTTCAGCAACCTTATTCTTAATTTCGCTCGCATCGATTGTCACCTTCATATCTTTTGACATAGAGGCATTTTGAATTAAATCTTTTGCTTTTAATGAATACACTTCATTTTGCACTTTATAATCAACAGACTGCGTAAGAAGATTCTGTAATGCCTTCTCTTCTTTTTTGATAATCGGATCGTTTTCTTTAATAGGCTGTATGTATGCAGACTTTAAATGAATTTCGCTTTTATGCTTCTGCTTATCGTAATCTTTTAGTAGACTCGTAACGTCGTACTGTTTTCCATCAACGCTCTTCGAAATAACAATTTTTCCTTGTTCAAGCTTTGCCATAGCATCTTGAGGTGCCTTTAATTTTTCATTCATAGACACGAGCTTTTCTTCTACAAGTTTTTTCATCGTTTCACTACGATACTGCTCTGCCTTTTTTGGTAGCAATGAATAATCTTTTTCCTTTGAAGAAGGGAAAAATGTCCACTGGCTTTTTAATAGTTTTTTAACTTGCGGCAAATCTTTTTCCGTCAGTTCCGTTTTTGTCTCTTTTTCATCTAAAATTTGTTGTTGATCAATATAAACTTTGTTTGCTAGTCCAGATGTTTTTAATTTCTGTATTGCCTCATCAGCGCTCATACCACCGACTTTTGTATCATTAATCGTAACATTTGAATTGAAGTGAGTTGCCTGATAATAACTCATTCCCCCAATAAGAAGTGCAATTACACCGCCACCCGCTGCGATAAGCTTCCAATTTGTAAAACGTTTTTTTGATCTTACCCGTTTTTTCTCAACTTCTTCAACTGATTCATTTACTGTATTGTTATTCATCAATCTTCCCCCGTATACATTAACGTCAATCGATTTTAAACCAAAACCATTGATTAGTGTACCTTATTTTTCCTGAAATTTCATTGTTTTTAAGTAGGTTTTATTTCATTTAATCGTTAAAAGTTAGATTTTTCATAGAAAGATATATAAATATGGTAGATAAAGTGAAAAAGGAACTACACCAAGTGAGCTATTACGGGGCTCCTAGCATTCCCCGAATTGTAAAGAGTAATACTCTCAATGAACTTTAACTTAATGAAATAAATGTTAGAAGGTTCAAGTTAGAGGATAGCACCTTAGAATGTCTTCTATTTATGAAAAATATCCACAAAAAAGGGTCTACATGTAGACTCTTTTTTGTGAACATTTTAATATCGTATTTTTATAAAAAAAGAATTCCCCCTATACTTCCCGCTTTTCACCAAGGTTCACAACTTCTACTATTGGTCTAACTCATTTCACCCTATGCCCTTTTATCATCAACAACTTTAAGCTATTATATATGTTTGTACCACGCTTTATTGATACGTTC
This genomic window from Bacillus anthracis str. Vollum contains:
- a CDS encoding sensor histidine kinase, with the translated sequence MKRLSIKMRVTLWYTGLIVIIMALVLAFILTSSDKVLLFNMKNQLKSTVKESVEDIEYKHGQLKMDDDFETFEDGVNIIIYNKQSELLAGNSPTSFNKKISLKSDEIQIIKDGNKEWIVYDFLHNADGGEQVWVRGIMTMSRLSSTMNTLIVLTLISFPLLILIAAVGGYFITQRAFRPVQQMSDSASKIGDGKDLSKRINLKGSPKDEMYHLAQTFDKMFERLETSFESEKQFTSDASHELRTPTSVIISQCEYALSQRNNPKEMEESLEVILKQSRKMSALISQLLLLARADQGNDNTFQFECINMSELTEIVVEELSLMVQEASIDITTHIEEDLFIKADQTLMMRLLMNLLTNAIAYSKANGTVHMQLFRDETNIIGKVSDNGIGISEQHITKIWDRFYRVDAARTSSNIGNTGLGLSMVKWIVELHGGEITVESGLGEGSTFTFKLPIEKQA
- a CDS encoding L,D-transpeptidase family protein → MNNNTVNESVEEVEKKRVRSKKRFTNWKLIAAGGGVIALLIGGMSYYQATHFNSNVTINDTKVGGMSADEAIQKLKTSGLANKVYIDQQQILDEKETKTELTEKDLPQVKKLLKSQWTFFPSSKEKDYSLLPKKAEQYRSETMKKLVEEKLVSMNEKLKAPQDAMAKLEQGKIVISKSVDGKQYDVTSLLKDYDKQKHKSEIHLKSAYIQPIKENDPIIKKEEKALQNLLTQSVDYKVQNEVYSLKAKDLIQNASMSKDMKVTIDASEIKNKVAEINKDKSTLHKDFAFKTHSGSVISVKGQGYGWALDVEKETKQVGQAFEKGEKSLSASNIHGNGWEKEGIGYKTTSNNGIGDTYAEVSIADQQIWIYKDGKLVVTTNVVTGKHSTGEDTSPGVWYVLYKRTPYTLRGSAVGKADYAVKVDYWVPFTNSGQGFHDAGWRKDWGNNAYLTGGSGGCVNLLPNVAKTVYDSLNTYDPVIVY
- a CDS encoding response regulator transcription factor, which translates into the protein MRVLIVEDEQDLQNILVKRLNAEHYSVDACGNGEDALDYINMATYDLIVLDIMIPGINGLQVLQKLRADNHTTSVLLLTAKDTIDDRVKGLDLGADDYLVKPFAFDELLARIRVLMRRKTGNTSNVFEIADLVVDCNMHKVTRGDQVITLSSKEFAILEYMIRNKEVVLTRDKIEQHVWNYDYEGGSNIIDVYVRYLRKKVDSQFETKLIHTVRGTGYVLRVES
- a CDS encoding PepSY domain-containing protein, translating into MLKHKKKIMISVIAILVSGIAIVGGYYGMGYNYAKKNENYTEKQVREISLAHTNGEIMNVKKEFELEDDSLTQSTFEYEVEIKTPENLLNVLKVSARTGVIEIDNED
- a CDS encoding DHA2 family efflux MFS transporter permease subunit: MSETLHKRKPPYVMLVILFIGAFVSFLNNSLLNVALPSIMKDLDIKDYSTIQWLSTGYMLVSGILIPASAFLITRFSNRSLFITSMMIFTLGTALAAVAPNFGLLLTGRMVQAAGSSVMGPLLMNIMLVSFPRGKRGTAMGIFGLVMITAPAIGPTLSGYIVEYYDWRLLFEMILPLAIISLLLGIWKSENVMRQNKNAKLDYLSLLLSSIGFGGLLYGFSSASSDGWTNKVVVTTLILGAIALIAFIIRQLKMNEPLLDLRVYKYPMFALASVIAIVNAVAMFSGMILTPAYVQNVRGISPLSSGLMMLPGAVIMGIMSPITGKLFDKYGPRILGIVGLSITAVSTYMLANLQLDSSHTHTILIYTLRMFGMAMVMMPLMTNGLNQLPTRLNPHGTAVNNTAQQVSGSIGTAILVTIMNSVTKTKAESLMAHVDPTSFTEATKIMLTQKALLSGIQHSFYVALGMNVVALLLVFFVKRVDTSPEAVERLNR
- a CDS encoding lipoprotein; this translates as MRKWMLIGAISCLLLTACSTQADNNTEVQQLKVENDKLQKEVAQLQQEPQKTLPAANDSKQIQDFKNEVSSIVEKANNTKPVGVKEDNLNTYLAVKKEIDQLDDKIDLSDNQLEADYRAGTITIEQYQTQEREHDILEDQLEQAENALEARFGIED